DNA from Pseudophryne corroboree isolate aPseCor3 chromosome 7, aPseCor3.hap2, whole genome shotgun sequence:
tagatagaaactgtagatatgaagatagatagatagatagatagatagatagataactgtagatatgaagatagatactgtagatatgaatatagataaatactgtagatagatactgtagaccggGCCCTTATAATAATATTATGTATATAAAGGTTGAGTGCTATACATGGAATCTATTGTTAGTAAGCCCTCTAGGATTGTTTTAAAAATTACAGTGGAACGATGTGAATTGCTGTAATATAACTGGTACTGACTCAGTTATGCTATAGCATTATATGGAACGTGTAATCATTATGTGCCATGACTAAGGATGGGTGCGTAATATATGGAAGTaggcgccagtggcgtaactactgcccccgcagccctcgcggtggcttgggggcgaggggctgcgggggcgccactgatttagcacagattgacatgcggacgagcgtccgcatgtcaatctgctcctactaaccctccctgccgtgttggagggacacggagggcacagcgcgcgcctctcctgtgtccctcctgcatcatctccggcggccgcgggtctaaaagaagaagtgccggttcgtgagccaatcagagctcacgaacggcacttcgtttattagacccgcggccgccggagatgatgcaggagggacacaggagaggcgcgcgctgtgccctccgtgtccctccaacacaaaccagcgggggagcagcggcggcgggggagggggcatatatggcactggggggaaatatctggcactgggggcatatgtggcactgggggttgggggaatctggcactgggagcatatctggcactggggggggaatagctggcactgggggcatatgtggcactgggggggggatatctggcactgggggcatatgtggcactgagggggaatatctggcactgggggcatatgtggcactgggggggtatatgtgtacctggcacataggggggggggggctatattgtgcactggggtcatgtgagtacctggcaccgtggggtaatatctggcactgaggacatatgtggcactgggagcacagccctagcaacaagcactaccccctagcaacgggcatgacacccagtgcatgaaacccctggcaacgagcatgacacccagtgcatgaaacccctggcaacgagcatgacacccagtgcatgaaacacctggcaacgagcatgacacccagtgcatgaaacacctggcaacgagcatgacacccagtgcatgatacccctggcaacgagaatgacaccctgagcatgaaaacccctggcaacgagcaggtaatttaaaagtaattagaagccttactgtaggacttaatgtgtaatgggcattacggtgtgtggcataatgtatcacggacattgcggtgtgtgtcataatgtgtcacaggcattacggtgtgtggcatactgtatcacgggcattgtggtataatgtctcagggtcattgcagtgtggcataatgtataacgggcattgcggtgtgtagcatagggtataacgggcattgcggtatgtgtcaggcattacggtgtgttgtatactatatcacgggcattgtggtatgtggtataatgtatcaggggcattgcagtgtgtagcataatgtataacgggcattgcgattcctgtcataatgtgtcaggcattacggtgtgttgtatactgtatcacgggcattgtggtatgtggtataatgtatcaggggcattgcagtgtgtagcataatgtataacgggcattgcgattcctgtcataatgtgtccggggcattacggtgtgtggcataatgtgtcgggggcattatggtgtgtgcatattgtgtcatgtgcattattgtgtgtggcataatgtctaagggccattgcagtatgtggcataatgtatactgggcattactataaggaggaaaaattacaaataatgtaaggggcatgaatcaggattatttttctttccagtggtggctaacgtctgggcgtgcaggttggaaaactggggtataacgtagtcttttcctgcaatgccatgcccctttatgtgaagccacgcccatcccaacgaagccacacaccctattttgcggcgcgcgacgaaggcgcgcgcatatttataactttaatagtgccagttatgggggatggggggggggggcgccgaagaattttttggcttgggggagaaaaatttctagttacgccactggtaggcGCTGGTGCGCTCCTCCGCTGATTACCTGCAATCAGGGAATGGTGGAGAAGTGAGGGGCGCAGGGAGCCATACACACTACATATTTGGCCATAATCACACAGGtgacatttcatatacagtatgtgtgtgctacaTTTATTCTATAGATAAACATTATGTACAAACGTTATAGTAATGACCAATACATCTCTAATctagtaatatacagtaacaatgacagctgggtgctgaggctgcagccctggtcagggacaggtagtgtctgtgatgtcacaatgcagccctggtcagggacaggtagtgtctgtgatgtcacaatcgtgTCATAACCTCATATCCACTTGGATGTTACTCAGAGAGAATAGTTGCTTCCCAGACATCAGTGTGAGAAGTCGCGTCTTTATCAGAGCTGTTAagcttttatttataattattactaTTAGATTAGAATAGCTATATTAAGTATTTTATATAGAACTATTATTATAAGATCACTGCCCAGTGTCCAGAGTGTTAGGACCGGGCCCAACACCCCTCTTTGAGGATGTACGGCCTCTCGTGGAGGAGGCTGTTTTCGATCTTTTGCTGCCCACCTAGGCTGAACTGCATTATTGCCAAACTGGCCTTTCACCCCCCGGAGCCTACGTACACGCTACGTGAGATTGAGGCAGCCCCAGCACAGGACCTGGCGCAGGATGAGCAGGTGGACCCCACAATCTGTCTACCTCCCGTATGTAATCTGCAGCTATCAGAAGGGGCTAACTGGCCACACTCCCAGCAGAAGCTGGACGCTGTAGAGATGTTCCGCTGTACCACCAAGCGGGGGAATAGCCTGGCCTGTATGTACGTCCGCTGCGTCCCTGGGAGCCGCTACACACTCCTCTACTCTCACGACTGTGCTGTTGACCTAGGCAAGATGTGCAGACGCTACCTTGCCCTAGGCTCCAAGATCAAGTGCAATATATTCTCCTACGACTACTCCGGCTATGGGGTGAGCAGCGGAAAGCCAAGCGAGAAGAACGCATATGCAGACATCGAGGCAGCTTGGCTCGCCCTGAGGACCCGGTATGTATGATTGGGGTGTATGAGTCTTCCCCAGCCCCCACACAGCCTCTGCCTGACaccctgcatgtggtgtatgggtgTCCTGTATGTATGTGGGGGATATGCTACAGTAAGGGCTACTATTTACTACGTAGGGTGAATGTATATGCTGTGTATTGTGCTCCTATTAGTTTATATACTCCTCTCCCCGCATGAACTggttatacagtataaatgtaatTGGTGTATTGGGACTTGCTTACATAAAGACAGTGGGTATATATCGCTGGCATTATAGGGTCTTAGCCAAAGGATGTAACTACTGCAGAAGCAGGGGGTGACACTTTCCTCTGCTCTCCTGCCTCATAGGACGCACTGCCATATGTACTGTGCTGTAAGAGTATGTTGCATTATTGGGCTCCCCATTCTATCTAGCAGCATAGAGGGGTTTCCTTCCAATGTGACTGGACGCTCCCCTCCCCTAGCTCCTTAGTGTTCCTAGCTGACTGGAACTAGGTAAATGTGCATAACCTATGTAGTCCTGTTCCACACATACACTGCCTATCACTCATATAAGTTATCCAGTCATTTACCTAGTTCAGATATCCAGCCTTTATATACAAGTTTCCCATAAGGAACCACAATAGAAGTGATGTAATTGGAGTTTGATCATTTTTCTGCTTTATCTCTACAGATATGGAGTCCAGGCGGAAAATATCATCCTGTATGGAGAGAGCATTGGGACAGCACCGGCAGTTGACCTTGCCACGCGCTACAAATGTGCAGCAGTAATACTGCACGGGGCGCTCATGTCAGGTGTGCGGATGGGCTATCCTAACGCCCGGAGGGCCTACTGTTGGGATGCCTTCACCAAGTAAGACATTGCTGTGTTTTTATATTAAGCTGTAGGTTACTTGTGGGGTTTAGTATGTGCTGGGAGCAAGCAGTACCAGGGTCAGCCCACGTACTGGATAACTGAATTGGGCCCTAGGTGCGCGTTGGCAGGCAAACAACAGGGGTATATCTACTAAATGTCCATTTCCATCAATTTTTATCTGTTGGAGATCCATCTGGATGGATGTTGtgttctaaaacacacatttactaacacataatctttttatatatttttttcaatgttagtaaatgtgtgttttatccccCGGAATGCAACATCCATTTAGATTGATTTCTCTCAATTTGAAATTAATAaatatcgaactttagtaaatacacccccagcTCTGTTGGCCCAATCAGTTTGTATGTGTATCCCAGTGGGATGTCTTCAGCATTCCAATGGACggggtgccggcggtcatgtgaccgacgccggaatgccaACACCACTTGGTACACAGGCACTGGAATACCGACCACTGAAGGTAAGTATAGTGGAGAGCTTTAGTGTTAGGGCCCGCGgtgattagagttaggcactgggggggtttagccctagctgccaaccccccaagggttatccctagccaccacccccagggagttagccctagctgccacaccCGGGAGGTTAGGTTAGGGATGAGTAAAAACACTTACCCCCTCCACCGATCTTCAATGTCAGAATGCCGgtgacggtcatgtgaccaccggtatcccaaccactgggatagcatactgaaccCATCCCATCTTATACCAAATGCTAATCCAATTAGAGTACATGAGTCTTTTCTGATTGGAAAACTAACAGGATAATTCCCTACCAGAAACCTTTCTGGGGGGCTATGGCCCTGTGTCTCTTGTCAGTTTTGTAACACCCTGCATCTACTGCTGCCCCTCTTCATCTCGCATGCTCGCATTGGCGAGCAATGCTCTGCCTGTGTGAGCAATTGACCCCGGTGTCTGCGCACTCTCCTCACTACAGCCGCCTCAATGTCTTCTCATACAGGCAGCAAGTTGTCGGTTTGCGGGAGCCGGCGTAGCTGCAGTGGGAGTGTGTACAACATTGAGGCTACTTCTGCAGAACTTAAACACTGGATCCCCAGATAAGTTACCTCTGGCACCGGTTTTACTCCCAATATATCATAGCTGCTTATAAATGGGAAATACGGCACTATTCCTCTTTCATCCTATTTGTATTGTATAACAGAAACAAGTTGAAGTCTTGTGCATGACTTTGGCTTATTAGGTCAATAGATTGCACTGGGCTCATTACCAACAGTAGATTCATTGTCCAACATTGCTCTGCCAAAGTCCTGTATGTGACCTTCTACATGAGCAGCTCTGCATGTTACCTGATGCATTATTTCCATTCTATATGTTTAGTGGCCGTTTTACATGTGTGATAGCTCCATGCTGTTTCTGTTGTATAATCCCTTTGTATCATGTCCTTTGCAGCATCGACAAAATCTCCAAGGTCACCTGCCCGGTACTCATCATCCATGGGACTAAAGATGCGGTTGTGGACTTCTGCCATGGGCTGACAATGTATGAGCGCTGCCCAACTGCTGTAAAGCCTCTCTGGGTGGAAGGAGGAGGGCACACGGATTTACATAAGCACAGGCAATATCTAGTGAGACTCCAGAAATTCATCTCTCAGGAGCTGCCCAATATATGAATCCACCACCGCCCCTGTACAAGTACCATCTAATCCGGGGGACTGAGACCTCTCGATGGCACATTCCACCTAGGTGCATTATAGATCCATCAGATCCATCAGTCAAAGATATCGACCATGGACTGCAGGGAGCTAACATCCAGGATCTGACATATATATAATGCCTAATGCTCTCTTACAATACACCAATCTGAACTAACTCAAGGGTGTCTGTGTTATTTTTCCATAGCGTTGTCTCATTCAGGAACACAAGCTGTAAGCATGGGGGATATAGCTGcgaatatacaatgataaataggccccatagaaggTTGCCAAATATCACATAATCTCAggaggagaggtgtgctgagcaacATTATCTGTCCAAGCCACAGGATCCCTCACTGTCCATAGCTGTGTTCTGATGTACGGGTGCAGAACCATTGTGCATAGGAACAGACAGCTCCAATAAAAGAATATGAACTACAGTTAGCTACAGTTGCTAAGGAAAATATCTAGACCTGCCATAGAATAACTGACAGAGATACCACTAGGACTAGTATAAATATGCATCTGTATAACTATATTCATCTGCTGTGCTGCATTTATACAAGTGAGATGACGCACCATATTCATCCTACCAAATGTACATAGACTGGAGTAACAGCAGTTACTAAGCCCTGGAGCAGGCCTCCGCACCCCCACATCTGCCCCACCGTTAGTGCGTGATATCACACTGATGTGCATATTTATGTAACTGCTACCTAATAAGAGTTAGATGGAGGGGGCTGGTGCCAGGGTGATATACTGCTGATATATTAGTATCAGTAAGTGCGGTATCTCTCAGTAGAGGTTTGTAATAAGCGGCCGTGAAATAAATGATCTTCTATTGAGGGCAGAAATTATCACCTGCCTGGAGTATATGGAGATTAAATAAATTCAATAAGTAACTGGGGAGACAGACTCCTGATtaatacagatactgtatactactgttatAGATCGGGGTGATAGTCCCCTCCCTGTGTCAGACTATCAGAggagaggctattacatttggatggggggagggattcaggggaaatttgagaaaaaattacttcacagaaagggtattggacaagtggactagcctcccatcagaggtggtagaggctaagacagtagagcaatttagatagatagatagatagatagatagatagatagatagatagatagatagatagatagataactgtagatatgaagatagatactgtagatatgaatatagatagaaattgtagatatgaagatagatagatagatagatagatagatagatagatagatagatagatagatagatagatagatagatagatagaaactgtaaatatgaatatagatagaaactgtaaatatgaagatagatagatagatagatagatagatagatagatagatagatagatagatagatagatagatagatagatagatagatagataatgtagatatgaagatagatagatagatagatagatagatagatagatagatagatagatagatagatagatagatagatacacagatactgtagatatgaatatagatagaaatggTAGATatgaagaaagatagatagatagatagagactgtagatatgaagatagatagatagatagatagatagatagatagatagatagatagatagatagatagatactgtagatatgaagatagtaagatagatagg
Protein-coding regions in this window:
- the LOC134943676 gene encoding alpha/beta hydrolase domain-containing protein 17C-like codes for the protein MYGLSWRRLFSIFCCPPRLNCIIAKLAFHPPEPTYTLREIEAAPAQDLAQDEQVDPTICLPPVCNLQLSEGANWPHSQQKLDAVEMFRCTTKRGNSLACMYVRCVPGSRYTLLYSHDCAVDLGKMCRRYLALGSKIKCNIFSYDYSGYGVSSGKPSEKNAYADIEAAWLALRTRYGVQAENIILYGESIGTAPAVDLATRYKCAAVILHGALMSGVRMGYPNARRAYCWDAFTNIDKISKVTCPVLIIHGTKDAVVDFCHGLTMYERCPTAVKPLWVEGGGHTDLHKHRQYLVRLQKFISQELPNI